In one Janibacter cremeus genomic region, the following are encoded:
- the secY gene encoding preprotein translocase subunit SecY — MLSVFTRAFKTPDLRRKLLFTLGIVMLFRLGTFVPTPNVNYSAVQECIDGARQGDAGNQLLGMANLFSGGALMQLSIFALGIMPYITASIIVQLLTVVIPRFEALKQEGQQGQAKMTQYTRYLTIGLAVLQSATFVTFAQNPAALFGNANCTQILYRDNVLDTVFMVLTMTAGTGLIMWLGELITDKGVGNGMSLLIFTSITATFPGSLWAIQQRDDRWDLFILVIIIGLLIMAAVVFVEQSQRRVPVQYAKKMVGRQMYGGTSTYIPIKVNMANVIPIIFASSMLALPQMVAQFQSDPQGNNPAYVDWINTYLVQGDHPIYMAVYTVMILFFTFFYVSITFNPNEVADNMKKYGGFIPGIRAGRPTAEYLRYVITRITVPGAIYLALVSLIPLIAFVLIGANRDFPFGGASILIMVGVGLDTVKQIESQLQQHHYEGFLR, encoded by the coding sequence GTGCTCTCCGTCTTCACTCGGGCGTTCAAGACGCCCGATCTGCGGCGAAAGCTGCTCTTCACGCTGGGCATCGTCATGCTCTTCCGTCTGGGGACCTTCGTGCCGACGCCGAACGTGAACTACTCGGCCGTCCAGGAGTGCATCGACGGCGCCCGCCAGGGGGACGCCGGCAACCAGCTGCTCGGCATGGCCAACCTCTTCAGCGGTGGCGCGCTGATGCAGCTGTCGATCTTCGCGCTGGGGATCATGCCCTACATCACCGCGAGCATCATCGTGCAGCTGCTCACGGTCGTCATCCCCCGCTTCGAGGCGCTGAAGCAGGAGGGCCAGCAGGGTCAGGCCAAGATGACCCAGTACACGCGGTACCTGACGATCGGGCTGGCGGTGCTCCAGTCCGCGACCTTCGTGACCTTCGCGCAGAACCCCGCTGCCCTCTTCGGCAACGCCAACTGCACCCAGATCCTCTACCGCGACAACGTCCTGGACACCGTCTTCATGGTGCTGACGATGACCGCCGGCACGGGCCTGATCATGTGGCTCGGTGAGCTGATCACGGACAAGGGTGTCGGCAACGGCATGTCCCTGCTGATCTTCACCTCCATCACCGCCACCTTCCCCGGTTCGCTGTGGGCCATCCAGCAGCGCGACGACCGCTGGGACCTGTTCATCCTCGTCATCATCATCGGGCTGCTGATCATGGCCGCCGTCGTCTTCGTCGAGCAGTCGCAGCGGCGCGTGCCCGTGCAGTACGCGAAGAAGATGGTCGGTCGCCAGATGTACGGCGGGACCTCCACGTACATCCCGATCAAGGTCAACATGGCCAACGTGATCCCGATCATCTTCGCCAGCTCGATGCTCGCGCTGCCGCAGATGGTGGCCCAGTTCCAGTCGGATCCCCAGGGCAACAACCCCGCCTACGTCGACTGGATCAACACCTACCTGGTGCAGGGCGACCACCCGATCTACATGGCCGTCTACACGGTCATGATCCTGTTCTTCACCTTCTTCTACGTCTCGATCACGTTCAACCCGAACGAGGTCGCGGACAACATGAAGAAGTACGGGGGTTTCATCCCCGGTATCCGGGCCGGGCGACCCACGGCCGAGTACCTCAGGTACGTCATCACCCGCATCACCGTGCCGGGTGCCATCTACCTCGCCTTGGTCTCACTGATCCCGCTCATCGCCTTCGTGCTGATCGGGGCCAACCGTGACTTCCCGTTCGGCGGTGCGTCTATCCTCATCATGGTGGGCGTCGGTCTCGACACGGTGAAGCAGATCGAGTCCCAGCTCCAGCAACACCACTACGAAGGATTCCTGCGCTGA